The Gemmatimonadales bacterium genome contains a region encoding:
- a CDS encoding fumarylacetoacetate hydrolase family protein codes for MGGEIPAEPLLFLKPPSSLIGSGEAIVLPKIASHVEHEAELAVVIGSRLRRVSEAEAMQGVRGYVCLNDVTSRDWQKRESQWVRAKGHDTFCPISSEVVADVDWRNLDIICRVNGQIRQQGHTSAMHFGVPFVLSLISHIMTLEPGDIVSTGTPAGVGRLAPGDVVEVEIPGVGLLRNPVVAE; via the coding sequence ATGGGTGGCGAGATTCCGGCCGAGCCGCTCCTCTTCCTCAAACCCCCCAGTTCGCTGATCGGGTCCGGCGAGGCCATCGTCCTCCCGAAGATTGCGAGCCACGTCGAACATGAGGCCGAACTGGCCGTGGTAATCGGATCCCGACTCCGCCGCGTATCGGAGGCGGAGGCCATGCAGGGGGTCCGGGGCTATGTGTGTCTCAACGACGTGACGTCACGTGACTGGCAGAAGCGGGAATCGCAGTGGGTGCGGGCCAAGGGGCACGACACCTTCTGCCCGATCAGCAGCGAGGTCGTTGCCGATGTCGACTGGCGCAATCTCGACATCATCTGCCGGGTCAATGGACAGATCCGTCAACAGGGGCATACCAGCGCGATGCACTTCGGCGTGCCGTTCGTGCTGTCCCTGATCAGTCACATCATGACGCTGGAGCCGGGCGATATCGTGTCCACGGGCACGCCTGCCGGCGTCGGACGGCTGGCGCCCGGTGACGTCGTCGAAGTGGAGATTCCCGGCGTCGGCTTGCTCCGGAACCCGGTGGTGGCCGAGTGA
- a CDS encoding aminotransferase class I/II-fold pyridoxal phosphate-dependent enzyme, with translation MSLRLSDRLARLPSYPLAEVPAIKRRLLEAGVDVIDLGAGDNDAPPPQPVREAMIEAIRDPAMSKYGFQQGHAEYRRAAARYVERRFGHGFDPSAELLPLIGSKEGLAHLPFALVNPGDVVILPEPGYQAYVGGAILTGAEPFVVGLAADNGFLLDLDALPTAVLDRTRLVYLNYPNNPTAAIAPLEYLARTVAICRSRGIVLAYDNAYCDLTFDGYRAPSIFDLPGARDIAVEFFSLSKSFSMTGWRIGFAVGNRELIGALTKIKSYTDTGPFLAVQRAGVVALDRAEEFVEPIRTELAARRDAGVDALRAHGFAVDRPQAAMYLWVRLPPGTDSSAWSRAALEEQGVVTLPGRAFGPAGEGYFRIALTVGPARLVEAIARLELVAGRGVGSSAATA, from the coding sequence GTGAGCCTCCGTCTGAGCGATCGACTGGCGCGGCTGCCGAGCTACCCGCTCGCCGAGGTGCCGGCCATCAAGCGTCGGCTGCTCGAGGCTGGCGTGGATGTGATCGATCTCGGCGCCGGTGACAACGATGCACCCCCCCCGCAGCCAGTCCGGGAGGCCATGATCGAAGCGATTCGTGACCCGGCAATGAGCAAGTACGGTTTCCAGCAGGGCCACGCCGAGTACCGGCGCGCCGCAGCGAGGTACGTCGAGCGCCGCTTCGGACATGGCTTCGACCCCAGTGCGGAGCTGCTTCCGCTGATTGGTTCCAAAGAAGGCCTTGCGCACCTGCCCTTTGCGCTGGTCAATCCCGGTGATGTCGTGATCTTGCCGGAGCCGGGGTATCAGGCCTACGTCGGGGGCGCCATCCTGACCGGCGCCGAGCCTTTCGTGGTTGGTCTGGCGGCGGACAATGGCTTTCTGCTCGACCTGGACGCGCTGCCGACCGCGGTGCTGGACCGAACTCGGCTCGTCTATCTCAACTATCCCAACAATCCGACGGCGGCCATCGCGCCATTGGAGTATCTGGCACGAACGGTGGCGATCTGCCGGTCGCGGGGCATCGTTCTGGCGTATGACAATGCGTACTGCGATCTGACCTTCGACGGATATCGGGCGCCCAGCATCTTCGATCTGCCCGGGGCCCGCGACATTGCGGTGGAGTTCTTCTCGCTGTCGAAGAGTTTCTCGATGACGGGGTGGCGGATCGGTTTTGCGGTGGGGAATCGCGAGTTGATCGGGGCACTGACCAAGATCAAGAGTTACACCGACACCGGCCCCTTTCTGGCGGTGCAGCGCGCCGGGGTGGTGGCGCTGGACCGGGCCGAGGAGTTCGTGGAGCCGATCCGTACGGAGCTGGCGGCTCGGCGGGATGCCGGGGTCGATGCGCTGCGGGCGCACGGATTTGCGGTCGATCGTCCGCAGGCAGCGATGTACTTGTGGGTCCGGCTTCCGCCGGGAACAGACTCGAGCGCCTGGAGTCGTGCGGCGCTCGAGGAGCAGGGGGTGGTCACGTTGCCAGGTCGGGCGTTCGGTCCGGCCGGCGAAGGGTACTTCCGGATTGCACTGACGGTAGGACCGGCGCGGCTCGTCGAGGCGATTGCACGGCTGGAATTGGTAGCAGGACGTGGAGTCGGGAGCAGCGCCGCCACGGCGTGA